One stretch of Alphaproteobacteria bacterium DNA includes these proteins:
- the rmuC gene encoding DNA recombination protein RmuC, whose product MDTSVLILAGGLALALATGFLAAWLLKRPDSAPLGELTGRLAQMADSQASQQSLMAERLQAQERQISRLLDERLVELGKRLNEGLDQSSLRTGASLAELRERLAVIDSAQANISQLSERMVSLQDILSNKQTRGAFGEIQLNDLISQVLPPQVYEFQAPIGDRRRVDCLIHLPKPPGSIAIDAKFPLESFHQLRAAKDDAERTQAGRAFATAVLGHVRDISEKYIVPGETAESALMFLPSEAVYAELYANFPEVIEKSYRARVWIVSPTTLMATLTTIRAVLKDARMREQADVIQAEVRHLLDDMKRLAERAAKLDTHFGQAGEDLRLLKLSVDKVIRRSEQVEAVQLGDGGKQEDMV is encoded by the coding sequence GCTGCTCAAACGCCCGGATTCCGCCCCTTTGGGCGAACTGACCGGTCGTTTGGCCCAAATGGCCGACAGTCAGGCTTCCCAGCAGTCCTTGATGGCCGAACGGCTGCAGGCCCAGGAGCGCCAAATTTCCCGCCTGCTTGACGAACGGCTGGTCGAATTGGGGAAACGCCTGAACGAGGGGTTGGATCAGTCGAGCCTGCGCACCGGGGCCAGCCTGGCCGAGCTGCGCGAGCGCCTGGCCGTGATCGATTCCGCCCAGGCCAATATCTCGCAATTGTCCGAGCGCATGGTCAGTTTGCAAGACATCCTGTCCAACAAACAGACGCGCGGGGCCTTTGGCGAAATCCAGCTAAACGATCTGATCAGTCAGGTTCTGCCGCCGCAAGTCTATGAATTCCAAGCGCCAATCGGCGACCGGCGGCGCGTCGATTGCCTGATTCACCTGCCCAAGCCGCCGGGGTCGATCGCCATCGACGCCAAGTTCCCCTTGGAGAGCTTTCATCAGTTGCGGGCCGCCAAGGACGATGCCGAGCGCACGCAAGCGGGCCGCGCCTTCGCGACGGCGGTCCTGGGCCATGTGCGCGACATTTCGGAAAAATACATCGTTCCCGGCGAAACGGCGGAATCGGCGCTGATGTTTTTGCCGTCGGAAGCCGTATATGCGGAACTATATGCCAATTTTCCAGAAGTCATTGAAAAGTCTTACCGGGCCAGGGTGTGGATCGTTTCGCCAACCACATTGATGGCGACCCTGACCACGATTAGGGCGGTTTTGAAGGATGCCCGCATGCGCGAACAGGCCGACGTGATCCAGGCCGAGGTCAGGCATTTGCTGGACGACATGAAACGACTGGCCGAGCGGGCGGCCAAGCTGGACACGCATTTCGGTCAGGCGGGCGAGGATTTGCGGCTGCTTAAACTGTCGGTCGACAAGGTGATCAGGCGTTCAGAACAGGTCGAGGCGGTTCAGTTAGGTGATGGTGGGAAGCAAGAGGATATGGTTTAA